The Raphanus sativus cultivar WK10039 unplaced genomic scaffold, ASM80110v3 Scaffold1421, whole genome shotgun sequence genome has a window encoding:
- the LOC130504206 gene encoding uncharacterized protein LOC130504206, with the protein METVLCPDWREYRDGFSGFKYVIGEVVEVSPLEIIAVNGKDTQRISCELRNEESVKLSCVLWGKCALDVIDAIQLRRENSIICVLRFVKIRVYKEDRSIENAYKVSYIAINPEMHEVIAFQAVLPKDALTLAIVEPKPWSRVSMISENEDFFIHTPRKTIAEVLNTRNVERCILMCTIAAVDSDMGWYYLSCKVCATKVLTVPNDNDYSFMPILDGGYKYYCTKCKIVGPKLLPRYNLHLVVLDNTSNTKLHLSDSLSFKLLHQPCVELTGKVKSEIQEPSFLPSALTNLVGKTYLFKILIEKDNYLYKHETFKVVNIITNENMINKFDVTYYPTENDHVMSPSFLTASQRAVGATKERGSSSDEKLYNYLTPAKRSAIPIKDFVAEFEEMNETKVSPLLKVKKEESEVIIHKYLTPAKRSGIPIKDLLAEFDEMSETKVPPALRIKKEESDLSG; encoded by the exons ATGGAAACAGTACTCTGCCCGGACTGGAGAGAGTATAGAGATGGTTTTAGTGGATTCAAGT ATGTTATCGGAGAGGTTGTTGAGGTTAGTCCTCTTGAAATCATTGCCGTAAATGGAAAAGACACACAAAGGATTTCGTGTGAGCTAAGGAATGAAGA AAGTGTCAAGCTGTCTTGTGTTTTGTGGGGAAAATGCGCATTGGATGTTATCGATGCAATTCAACTTAGACGAGAGAACTCCATTATTTGTGTATTAAGATTTGTCAAGATCAGAGTCTATAAAG AGGATCGAAGTATTGAGAACGCATATAAGGTGTCCTACATAGCGATAAATCCGGAGATGCATGAAGTTATAGCGTTCCAGGCAGT GTTGCCAAAAGATGCTTTAACGTTGGCTATTGTCGAGCCCAAACCGTGGTCCAGGGTTTCAATGATATCAGAGAATGAGGACTTTTTTATTCATACTCCAAGGAAAACAATCGCAGAGGTTTTGAACACCAGAAAT GTGGAGAGATGTATTCTTATGTGTACAATAGCAGCGGTTGATTCGGACATGGGTTGGTACTATTTGAGTTGTAAAGTGTGCGCAACTAAAGTATTGACCGTACCAAATGACAATGATTATTCATTCATGCCTATACTGGATGGTGGGTACAAATACTACTGTACTAAGTGTAAGATTGTCGGTCCGAAGCTATTGCCAAG GTATAATTTACATTTGGTAGTTCTTGATAATACCAGCAACACCAAATTACATCTAAGTGATAGTCTTTCATTCAAGTTACTACATCAACCTTGCGTTGAGTTAACTGGAAAGGTTAAAAGCGAG ATTCAGGAACCTTCTTTTTTACCCTCCGCTTTGACTAATTTGGTTGGTAAGACATATCTGTTTAAGATCCTTATCGAGAAGGATAATTATCTTTACAAGCACGAGACATTCAAGGTGGTAAACATTATTACAAACGAAAATATGATCAATAAGTTTGATGTAACTTATTATCCTACG GAAAATGACCATGTTATGAGCCCATCATTCTTAACTGCATCCCAACGAGCCGTg GGTGCTACGAAGGAACGTGGTAGTTCCTCCGatgaaaaactatataattatctGACACCAGCTAAACGAAGTGCAATCCCAATTAAAGATTTTGTGGCAGAATTTGAAGAGATGAATGAAACCAAAGTGTCACCACTATTGAAAGTCAAGAAGGAGGAGAGTGAAGTAATTATCCATAAATATCTGACACCAGCTAAACGGAGTGGAATCCCAATTAAAGATTTGTTGGCAGAATTTGATGAGATGAGTGAAACAAAAGTCCCACCAGCATTGAGGATCAAGAAGGAGGAGAGTGACTTAAGTGGCTGA
- the LOC108832043 gene encoding replication protein A 70 kDa DNA-binding subunit C-like, which yields MAAITAVCDLKPFKSMWKIRVKIIRLWKQYSAAGGLTIEMVLIDSNGVKINASVKKDLVNQFDSFLSEGSSKIFINFTVIPSGGSYRTTIHPYKIGFLSTTRVRCCDDLPIELTGFQPVNYMDILDGTLNTDYLVDVMGQIVEVTPLEVVSANGKETKKISIELRNEKDERLPMVLWGNLATDISEAIQRSSENVIVVVLRFGKIKVWKEERSVSNAYNVSEVEINPFGPEVEAFMSLLPRDELALSIVQPKPLLLTNGTGDKNDFFVNTPRKNIQQLIESNQVEQCIVMCTIAAIDSDMGWYYLSCKVCSKKVLHVPNEITEDGEDDDELGFHYYCVKCKVKNPKLLPRYKLHLVVLDNTGNAKFLLFDNLAVQLIHHPCNELVGPNAEEMQDPDLIPMELKNLAGKTYLFKVAIERDNFLYKNGTYRVLKIVTNIEMITEFENLRQPQAMGNTLCLEDSVISDAPEGSAMLSGGSSQDVETNLLTPAKRPAATVFNLEEHYDENSVTKNACSVRIKKEKTDKSG from the exons ATGGCTGCGATAACTGCTGTGTGtgatttgaaaccattcaaATCAATGTGGAAGATCCGGGTTAAGATTATACGTTTGTGGAAACAATATTCTGCTGCTGGTGGCCTAACGATTGAGATGGTTTTAATCGATTCTAAT GGTGTTAAGATTAATGCGTCCGTTAAAAAGGATCTGGTGAATCAGTTTGATTCATTTCTTTCAGAAGGCAGTTCCAAGATTTTCATCAACTTTACTGTCATCCCCTCAGGTGGTTCATACCGAACAACTATTCATCCCTACAAAATTGGGTTCCTTTCCACCACCCGTGTGAGGTGTTGTGATGATTTACCCATTGAGTTAACTGGTTTTCAACCAGTCAACTACATGGACATTCTCGATGGGACACTCAATACCGACTATTTGGTTG ATGTAATGGGTCAGATTGTGGAGGTTACCCCACTTGAAGTTGTATCAGCTAATGGGAAAGAGACTAAGAAAATCTCGATTGAGCTTCGTAATGAAAA GGATGAACGTTTGCCAATGGTTTTATGGGGTAACTTAGCTACTGATATCAGTGAGGCTATTCAAAGAAGCAGTGAAaatgttattgttgttgttttacGCTTTGGGAAAATTAAAGTTTGGAAAG AAGAGCGTAGTGTGTCCAATGCTTATAACGTTTCAGAAGTGGAAATTAACCCTTTTGGTCCCGAGGTGGAGGCTTTTATGTCATT GTTACCGAGGGATGAACTTGCATTGTCAATTGTCCAACCCAAACCGCTTTTGCTAACTAATGGTACTGGtgataaaaatgatttttttgtcaacactcCTAGGAAAAACATCCAACAGTTGATTGAGTCAAACCAG GTTGAGCAGTGTATTGTGATGTGCACAATAGCAGCTATTGATTCCGATATGGGTTGGTATTACTTGAGTTGCAAAGTATGTTCAAAGAAGGTGTTACATGTTCCTAACGAAATCACAGAGGATGGAGAAGATGACGATGAACTGGGATTTCACTATTATTGCGTCAAATGCAAGGTGAAGAACCCGAAGTTGCTGCCAAG ATACAAGTTGCATTTGGTTGTGCTAGACAATACTGGGAATGCAAAATTTCTTCTTTTCGATAATCTTGCAGTGCAACTCATTCATCATCCTTGCAATGAGTTGGTTGGACCTAATGCTGAAGAG ATGCAAGACCCAGATCTTATTCCTATGGAACTCAAAAATTTAGCTGGGAAAACCTATCTGTTCAAGGTTGCCATTGAGAGAGATAATTTTCTATACAAGAATGGGACTTACAGAGTCCTGAAAATCGTGACCAACATTGAGATGATTACCGAGTTCGAGAACTTGCGTCAACCCCAG GCAATGGGAAATACTTTGTGTTTGGAAGATTCTGTGATTTCAGATGCACCGGAG GGATCCGCAATGTTATCTGGAGGGTCGTCCCAGGATGTTGAAACTAACCTATTGACTCCTGCTAAACGCCCAGCCGCAACCGTTTTTAACTTGGAGGAACACTACGACGAGAATTCTGTTACAAAGAACGCATGTTCCGTTCGGATCAAAAAGGAGAAGACTGACAAAAGTGGCTGA